GATGCCGCCACAATCGGCTGAGTCGAAAATCGAAAAGCGCGGCTTGTAGCCGAGCGCCTTGGCCTCCTCACGCAGGATGCGCACACCGAGCGAGTGGAAGGTCGAGATCTGCAACTCGTCGGCCAGCGGCTTGGAGAGAATCTTGCCGATCCGCTCCTGCATTTCCTTGGCCGCCTTGTTGGTAAAGGTGATGGCAGCAACGTTACGCGGCTGGAAACCACATTCCTGAACGAGATAGGCGATCTTCTGCGTAATCACCCGCGTTTTGCCCGAGCCGGCACCGGCGAGCACCAGCAAGGGGCCGTCGAGGTAGTGGATTGCTTCGCGTTGCTGAGGATTGAGGCCGGACATCGGGATCGAAAACGAAGCGCCCCGGAATAGCGGGGCGCGAATTTGAATCAGGCAATTTTAGCAGCCAGGCCGCTTCGCACGGACTAAATCAACGGGCATCACACCGTGTCATCGACATGCGGCAGCGCCAGGCTGAGTGCCCGCAGCTTGATCAAGGCCTCGCCATGCCCACCCAGCACAACCAGGCGCGCGGCCACACTACGGGCCTCCTGCAAGACCTGCTGGCTGCCCTCGAAGGGACCAAGCGAACGGGCATCGACCTCGGCCATTTCCTGCTGCAGGCTGCGTTGCCGGTCGTTCTCGACGGCAGCCAGCGCCTCGACCCGGCGAATCTGCTCGCCATGGAGCTGGCGCAAGCTTTCCCTGGCATCAATCGCCCGGGGCTGCGTCGTCGAATCAAGGCGTTTCAGTTGCATTCCAGTCTCCTGACTGTATTGACGGCGGCTGAAACGCCCGACTTTAATTTACAGGGCGCCGAACACTTTCTTGAGCAGCGAGCTGCCGGCCCCAAGCGGGTTGGCGCGGAGTTTCTTTTCTTCCTCGGCGATCATCGCAAACAGGCCATCCATCGCCTTTTGCGTGACATAACCATCGAGGTCGGCGTCTTTCTGGTCAATCAGGCCGCTGCTTGCCGCCTTGCCGGCAAAAGCGTTGTATTGCCCGGCCAGATCAAGCTTCTGGGTCGATGCCTTGACGATAGGCATGAACTTGGCGGTCAGTTGCTCGGTCGATGTCCGCTTGAAATATTGCGTCACGCTGTCTTCGCCACCAGTCAGAATCCCCTTGGCGTCCTGCACGCTCATCTTCTTGATCGAGTCGCTGAGAATCGGCTTGGCTTCGGCCACGGCCTGCTCAGCCGCATGGTTCATCGTTTCGATCAATTGGTCGGCCTGCTTGCCCATGCCGAACATGCGCAGCCCTTTCTCTGCCTTGTCGAGATAACCCGGCAACGGAATCTTGACCTTGCTGTTGCCGAGGAAGCCGCCATCCTTGCCGAGCGAGGCCACGGCATAGTCAGCGCCCTTGGCCAGAGCTTCCTTGACGCCGGCGCTGGCATCGCCGGTTGAAATGGCATCCAGCGCCCCGGCCTGGGCGAATGCTGCGGTCAACGTCAGGCAAAGGGCAAAAACGGTTTTTTGAAGGGTACGCATAAAATTCTCCAGGGGTTGGGCGATCAGACGATATCGAGATGGTTCAGACCGCTGCTCAGGTCTCGATCCTTCGATTCCTTGCCATACAACTTGATCTGCAAGCGCAGGTCATTGAGCGAATCGGCGTTGCGCAACGCATCTTCATAGCTGATTTTGCCGGCTTCGTAGAGATCGAACAGGGCCTGGTCGAAGGTCTGCATGCCCAGCTCGCGCGACTTCTTCATGATTTCCTTGATCTCCTGCACCTCGCCGCGGAAGATCAGGTCGGCGATCAGCGGCGAATTGAGCATTACCTCGATCGCGGCAACCCGCCCCTTGCCGTCTTTCTTGGGCAGCAGGCGCTGGGAAACCATGGCCCGCATATTGAGCGACAGATCCATCAGCAATTGCTGGCGACGCTCTTCGGGGAAGAAATTGATGATCCGGTCGATCGCCTGGTTGGCGCTGTTGGCATGCAGCGTAGCCAGCGCCAGGTGGCCGGTTTCGGCAAAGGCGATGGCGTAATCCATCGTGTTGCGGTCGCGGATTTCGCCCATCAGGATGACATCCGGTGCCTGGCGCAGGGTGTTCTTCAGGGCCGGACCCCAGTCGTCGGTATCAACGCCGACTTCGCGCTGCGTCACGATGCAGTTCTTGTGCTCGTGTACATATTCGATCGGGTCTTCGATGGTGATGATGTGGCCGAAGGAATTCTCGTTGCGATAATCGACCAAGGCAGCCAGCGAGGTCGTCTTGCCGGTGCCGGTGCCGCCGACGAAGATGATCAGGCCGCGCTTGCTCATCGCCAGATCCTTGAGCACCGGCGGCATTTGCAACTCATCGAGCGTCGGAATCGTCATGTTGATCGTCCGGCATACGACACCGACGCGACCTTGCTGAACCAGCGCATTGACCCGGAAGCGCCCGATACCGGAGGGTGAAATGGCGAAATTGCACTCCTTGGTCGCCTCGAACTCGGCCGCCTGGCGGTCGTTCATGATCGAGCGGGCCAACTCGGCCGTGTGTTGCGCCGTCAATACCTGGTTCGACACCGGCGTCACCTTGCCATCGATCTTGATGGCCGGCGCAAAACCGGCGGCGATGAACAAATCGGAGCCTTTCTTTTGCGACATCAGGCGCAAAAGATCGTGCATGAACTTCATTGCCTGATCGCGTTCCATATTTTTCCTTGGTTTTTATGCCGCGACCGATCAGGCCGGGAAAGCATCCTTGTTCGATGCCTTGTTGCGTGCATCGTTGCTTGAAACAATGCCGCGCCGAACCATGTCGAGCAGATTCTGATCCAGCGTCTGCATGCCGACATTCTGGCCGGTCTGGATCGCAGAATACATCTGCGCCACCTTGTTTTCACGGATCAGGTTGCGGATGGCCGGCGTGCCAATCATGATTTCGTGGGCAGCCACGCGGCCGGCGCCATCCTTGGTCTTGAGCAGGGTCTGCGAAATGACGGCGCGCAGCGATTCGGACAGCATCGAGCGAACCATTTCCTTTTCAGCCGCCGGGAAAACGTCAACGATACGGTCAACCGTCTTGGCGGCCGAAGAAGTATGCAGCGTGCCAAATACCAGGTGGCCGGTTTCGGCCGCCGTCAGTGCCAGACGGATGGTTTCGAGGTCGCGCATTTCACCGACCAGGATCACGTCCGGGTCTTCGCGCAGCGCCGAGCGCAGGGCGTTCGAGAAAGACAGCGTATGCGGCCCGACTTCGCGCTGATTGATCAGGCATTTCTTGGCATCGTGCACAAATTCGATCGGGTCCTCGACCGTCAGGATGTGGCCATAGTGGTTTTCATTGACGTGATTGACCATCGCCGCCAGCGTCGTCGACTTGCCCGAACCGGTCGGCCCGGTAACCAGCACGATACCGCGCGGATACTCGGAAATTTCGCGGAAAATCTTCGGACAGTTGAGTTCTTCCAGCGTCATGACCTTGGTCGGAATGGTCCGGAAAACGGCACCGGCACCACGCTGCTGGTTGAAGGCATTGACCCGGAAACGCGCCAGGTTGGGAATTTCGAAGGAGAAATCGCACTCCAGCGTTTCCTCATAGACCTTGCGCTGGCCGTCATTCATGATGTCATAGACCATGCCATGAACATCCTTGTGCTCCATCGGCGGCAGGTTGATCCGCCGAACATCGCCGTGCACCCGGATCATGGGCGGCAGGCCGGCCGACAGGTGCAAGTCGGAAGCCTTGTTCTTGACGCTGAAAGCCAGCAGTTCGGTAATGTCCATGGATCGTCCTTGAGGCGCGTGTATACTGGAAACTGACGTAATTCCAAAAGATTATGAGCGCAATCGCCACCAACCTGCAAGCAATCAGGGAACGCATCGCCCAGGCCGCCGTCGCAGCCGGTCGCGCGCCCGATTCCGTCCATTTGCTGGCCGTCAGCAAGACCAAGCCGCTGGCCGATGTGCTGACGGCAGGCGCAGCCGGACAGCATGCCTTTGGCGAAAACTATGTCCAGGAAGGTAGCGAAAAGGCGCTTGCCACGGTCGACCACGGTTTTGAATGGCATTTCATCGGTCCACTGCAGAGCAACAAGACACGCCAGGTCGCCGAACACTTCGCCTGGGTCCATTCGATCGAGCGCCTGAAAATCGCCGAACGCCTGTCGGCCCAGCGCCCCGCCGGGTTGCCGCCGCTCCAGGTGTGCGTCCAGGTCAATGTTTCCGGCGAAGCCAGCAAGAGCGGTTGCGCCCCGGATGAAGCGGTCGCCCTGTGCCTGGCCATCGCCGCCCTGCCCAAACTGAACTTGCGCGGCCTGATGGCGATTCCCGAACCCTGCGACGACCCGGTCGCGCAGCGCGAACCTTTTCGTCGGCTGAAACTGATCGCCGACGCAGTACGAGCGGCCGGCGTGCCGCTCGACACACTTTCCATGGGCATGTCCCACGATCTTGAAGCTGCCGTGGCCGAAGGTGCGACGATTGTCCGCATCGGCACGGCCATTTTTGGTGAAAGAAACTACACATGAAGATTACTTTTCTAGGCGGCGGCAACATGGCCAACGCGCTGATCGGCGGCATGCTGAAACAGGGTTTTGTCGCAGCCGACATCAATGTCATCGATCCGGGCAGCGAAGCCCGTGAAAAGCTGAGCGCGACTTACGCGGTCAACTGCTACGCAGCGGCCGAATTGCTGCCTGCCGTCGGCGATCTGCTGGTCCTCGCCGTCAAGCCGCAGCAAATGAAGGAAGCCGTCGCACCGCTCGTCGACAAGCTCGGTCAGGCGGTTGTCGTCAGCATTGCTGCCGGCCTCGACCTGGAAACGCTGGCGCGCTTCCTCGGCGGCCATCGCCGCATCGTCCGTTGCATGCCGAACACCCCGGCCCTGATCGGCGCCGGCATTACCGGCCTTTGCCCACTGCCGGAAGTCAGCCAAGCCGAACGCGAAGCGGCCGACCGCGTGCTGCGCGCCGTCGGCAGCACTGTCTGGATCGATGACGAAGGCAAGATGGACGGCGTCACCGCCGTTTCGGGCAGCGGCCCGGCCTACGTCTTCCTGTTCATCGAGGCACTGCAGCAGGCGGCAGCCGACCTCGGCTTCACACCGGAACAAGGCCGCCAACTGGCCATCGAAACCGTCCAGGGCGCGGCCGCCCTCGCCGCTCAATCGACAGAACCCGCTTCCGTGCTGCGCGAACGGGTCACCTCGAAAGGCGGCACCACGGCCGCTGCCTTGCAGGTGATGGCCGACAAAGGCGTCAAGGAAGGCATCATCGCCGGCGTCATGGCGGCTGAAGCCCGTGGTCAGGAACTTGGCAAGCTGCTCGGAGCCGCCTGAGCATGCAGCCGGTGATCTTTCTGCTCGACGCTGTCGTCAGTTTCTTCTGCACCTTGTTCCTGCTGCGTTTCATGATGCAGGCGATGCGCGTTTCGTTTTCCGGCCAACTCGGCAACTTCGTCGTGGCGCTGACCAACTGGGCCGTCAAGCCACTGCGCCGGGTAATCCCCGGAGCCGGCGGTTTCGACTGGGCCAGCTTGCTGGCCGCGCTGGCCATGCAGGTGCTGCTTTCCGGGCTGTTGATCGGGCTTTCCCCGGTTGCACTATCGGCCGACCCAGCCAGCCTGGCATTGATGGTCGCGTGGTTCAGCGTACGTGCCGTGCTTCGACTGGGCGTCTATATCCTGATCGGCGCCCTGATCCTGCAGGCCGTCCTGTCGTGGATCAATCCCTATTCGCCGCTGAGCGCCCCGGCGCACCAGCTGACCCGGCCCCTGCTCGATCCGATCCGACGTTTCGTCCCGCTGATTTCCGGCATCGACCTGTCACCGCTGGTCGCCATCCTGCTGCTGCAAGTTGCCCTGATGTTCCTCTGAGATCGACTTGAGCGACTGGTTCCGCCTCGCGGCCGATGGCCGCATCACCTTGACGCTGCACATTCAGCCCGGCGCAAAAAAGACCGAATTTGCCGGGCTGCATGGCGATGCGCTGAAAATCCGGCTGGCTGCACCGCCGGTCGATGGCAAGGCCAATGAAGCCCTGGTCAAGTTCGTTGCCGAGGTGCTCGGTTTGCCGAAATCCGCGGTCAACCTGAAAAGCGGCCAGACTTCGCGCCGCAAGGTCCTGGAAGTCACCGGCAGCGACAGTCAGGCCATCGCCCGATTGCTGACGCTGTAAAGCAAAAGCGGCGGAACAAGCCGCCGCTCTGCCATTGATCCAGATGATGATTTACTTGCTACCCGGTGCAGCCGGCTTTGGCGGCTTGGCCACAGGGGCGACAGCAGCAGGAGTCGCTTTAGGTGCGCTGGCGCCGGAACCGCCCACCGTCAGTTCACCCTGCATCTTGGCGACACTTTTGGCACCGAAGCCCTTGACGCCTTTGAGGTCATCGACCGACTTGAACGGGCCGTTCTTGGTGCGGTAATCGACGATTGCCTTGGCTTTAGCCGGCCCCAAACCCTTCACTGCTTCAAGTTCAGCCGCCGTTGCAGCGTTGAGGTCGACCGCAGCAAATGCAAAATTGATACTGGCCAGCATGGCAAGAATCAGGGTCAGAATGGTTTTCATGAATGTGTTGCCTCCCGGAAGGATGAATGCGTCAATGAAAAATGGCATTCCAGCTTTGCAGCCAGAATGCCATTCGCATCATACAACCCGGTTTTAAATGCAAATGTAATTATTTGTTTTGCATTTTTGAGCCAGAAAATCAGCCAGCCGAGGAGAAGACAAGACGCCCGCCAACCAGGGTTGAACGGACCTTGCCGGTCATTTCATAGCCCTGCCAGGGCGAATTCTTGCCACGGCTCTTGAGAGCCTCGGGTGTCACCAACCAATTGGCCTGCGGATCGAAGACGCAGATGTCGGCAACGCTGCCCGGCGTCAAATGGCCGATATCCAGCCCCAGTACCTCGGCCGGCGCCTGGGTAATCCGGGCGATGGCAGCGGATAGCGGCAACTTGGCAGCCTCGGCCCACTTCAAGGTCAGCGGCAACAGCAGTTCGAGACCGGTGGCGCCTGGCTTGGCATCGGCAAAAGGCAGCAACTTGTCGTCGGCACCGACCGGCGTGTGATCGGAACAAATCGCAGCCAGACCGCTGGCTGCTGCGGTCGACAGCGCCTGGCGGTCATTTTGCGTGCGCAATGGCGGGTCGAAACGAGCCTGGCGGTTGAAGAAGCCAATATCATTTTCAGTCAGATGCAGGTGATGCACGCCGACATCGAAGCTGACCGGCAGGCCTTCAGCCTTGGCCTGGGCGAGCAGCGCCACGCCGGCGGCCGATGAAAGGCGGGTCAGATGGACGCGGCAGCCGGTGTCGCGAACCAGCTGAACGATGGTGGCGATGGCGATGGTTTCGGCGGCGACCGGGATGCCGGCCAGACCAAGACGGCTGGCCACTTCGCCTTCGTGGGCGATGCCGTTACGCGCCAGCCAGTAATCCTGCGGCTGCAACCAGACGGCGAAGTCGAAAGTGGCGGCGTATTCCATCGCCCGAAGCAGCGCCTCGGTATCGACCACCGGCTTGTTGGCCTGCGAAAAGGCCACGCAGCCGGCCTTCTTCAAACCGGCCAGTTCGGACAGGCGCTCACCCTTGAGGCCGAGCGTCAGCGCACCGAGTGGCAGGATGTGGGCCTTGCCGATTTCCTCGCCACGATGCACCAGGCGATCGGCCAGTTCCGGCTCGTCGAGCGGCGGATCGGCGTCCGGCGGGACGACGACCGAGGTGACGCCCCCGGCGACGGCGGCGGCCAGTTCGGCTTCGATACTGTTCAGGCGGGCGCTCAGGTCGATCAGGCCGGGGCAGACAACGCAGCCGGCAGCATCGATCGTCTGCTCGGCGACAAAGCCGGCCGGCGCCGCGTCGAGCGAGGCAATCCGGCCATCGACCAGGTACAGCGAGGTGCTGCGGTCGACACCGTTTTTCGGGTCAATAACGCGGCCATTCTTGATTTCGATATTCATGGATCAGTTCCCCGCAACAATGCTCATGACGGCCATGCGAACCGCGATGCCGAAGGTGACCTGCGGCAGGATCACGGCCTGCGCCCCATCGGCCACCGCCGAGTGGATTTCGACGCCGCGATTCATCGGCCCCGGATGCATCACGATGGCGTCCGGCTTGGCCAGCGCCAGCTTTTGGGGCGTCAGGCCGTAATGGCGGAAATATTCGCCGGCCGATGGCAACAAGGCGCCGGTCATGCGCTCGTTCTGCAGGCGCAGCATGATCACCACGTCGCAATCCTTGAGGCCTTCTTCCATGTCGTGGAAAACATGTACACCGAGCTTGTCGAGATGCTTGGGCAGCAGCGTGGCCGGGCCGATGGCGCGGACTTCCGGCACGCCGAGCGTGGTCAGGGCGTGAATGTCGGAACGGGCGACGCGCGAATGCAGGAGGTCGCCAACAATGGCGACACGCAGCTGCGTGAAGTCCTTCTTGTAGTGACGAATGGTGTACATGTCGAGCAGGCCCTGGGTCGGGTGCCCGTGTCGGCCGTCGCCGGCATTGACGACGTGGATGTCGTCGCGCCCGACCCGCTTCAGGTGCTCGGCAATCAGGTAAGGTGCGCCGCTCGAGGCATGGCGCACGACGAACAGGTTGGCATGCATCGCGCAGAGATTGTCGATGGTATCGAGCAGGGTTTCGCCCTTGCTCGCCGAAGACTTGTTGATGTCGAGATTGATCACATCGGCCGACAGGCGCTTGGCAGCGATCTCGAAGGTTGTCCGGGTGCGCGTCGAGTTCTCGAAAAACAGGTTGAAGACGCTCTTGCCGCGCAGCAGCGGGACTTTCTTGACGTCGCGCGCCGAGACTTCCATGAAGGATTCGGCGGTGTCGAGAATCTGCGTGATGATTGCCTTAGGCAAGCCTTCGGTCGACAACAGGTGAATCAGTTCGCCATTTTTGTTCAGCTGCGGGTTATGCATTTTCCAGCCTCCAGACCAGTTGACCGTCGTCCTGCCTGGCCAGCACCAGGCTCTGACCTTCGCCGAGGGCGACATCCCAGACACAATGCGTTGCGCCGATCGGCAATTCGCGTTCACCGCGATCAGCCAGCACGGCCAGTTCGATCGAGGCCGGACGACCGTAGTCGAACAGTTCGTTGATCGCGGCCCGCGTCGTGCGGCCGGTGTAGAGCACGTCATCGACCAGGATGATGTGGCGACCTTCGACGTCGAACGGGATGACCGTCGGCTTGACCTGCGGATGCAGGCCCTTGGCCGCGAAATCGTCGCGGTAGAAAGAAACGTCGATCAGGCCGATCGCGTCGGGCAAGCCGAGCAATTCGCGCAGGCGTTCGGCGATCCAGGCGCCGCCGCTATAAACGCCGACCAACGCCGGATTGCGGTGCAGTTGCGGGCGAATCAGTTCAGCCAGTTGCCGACACTGGGCTTCGGCGTCGGGCAGGGGATTATTCAGGGGTGACATGGTGCGGGCTTTCGAACCAGGTTTGAAGGATGAGTTGGGCCGCCACGGCGTCAAGCAGCGGCTTGGCCGACTTGCTGTTGCGACCGGTTTCGCGCAGGCGGGATTCGGCGTCGAGCGAGGTCAGACGCTCGTCGGCAAAGGCCACGGGAAGATTGAAGCGGCGTTTCAGACGCTCGGCGAACTTGGTCGCCAGACGCGTCATGTCATGCGGCGTGCCATCGACGTGGGTCGGCAGGCCGACGACCAGCTGGACCGGCTGCCATTCGGCGATCAGCTTGCCGATCTGGGCGAAGCGATCGTCGTTCGACTCGGCCCGGATCACGGCCAGCGGATGAGCGCTGCCAAGCAGGGTTTCACCGGTTGCCACGCCGATACGTTTTTCGCCGAAGTCGAAGGCCAGAACCGTGCCGTCAGGCATGCCCGGCCACGTCGGAAAGTTGCGTGAAGCTGATCCCCAGGGCCTGCATCGCCGCAGGCAGGCGCGCTTCCGGCGGCAGGTCGAAAAGGATGCTCGGCTGCGATGGCACGGTCAACCAGGAATTTTGCGCCAATTCGCTTTCCAGTTGCCCGGCTTCCCAGCCGGCGTAACCCAGACTGACCAGGATCTCGCCCGGCAGGCCGGCGCTGCCGACCGAAACCAGCACATCGCGCGAACTGGTCAGCCCGACAGCAGGATTGACGACCAGCGTCGACTGCCATTCCCCGATCGGCCGATGCAGGACAAAACCACGGTCAAGCTGCACCGGGCCGCCAAAATATACCGGCAGATCGGCCATCTCCGGCGCTTCAAGCTTGATGTCGATCTTCTCGAACAAGCCGGCCAGATTCATGTCGATTGGACGATTGACGATGATCCCGAGCGCCCCGTTTTCGTTGTGCTCGCAGATATAGACCAAGGCATTGGAAAAATACGGATCCTCCAGCGCCGGCATGGCGATGAGGAAGTGATCGGTCAGGTTGACGCTGTTCATGACTGGAATTTTAATGCCCGGTCGGGTACAAACCAACCATGAAACACGAAAAAGCTCTTGTCTGGTTCCGCCGCGACCTGCGCGACCACGATCATGCCGCCCTCAGTGCGGCCCTTGCCGAAGCCGGCGAAGTTCACTGTGCCTTTGTTTTCGACACGGAAATCCTCGCGGCCCTGCCGTCGCGCCACGACCGGCGCGTCCAGTTCATTCACGAGTCGCTGCTTGAACTGGATAGCGCATTGCGTGCCAAAGGGGGCGGGCTGATCGTCGTACACGGCCCGGCAAGCACTGAAATTCCCCAACTGGCGTGCCAGCTGGGCGTTTCTGCGGTGTACGCCAACCGCGACTACGAACCGGGAGCCAAACGACGCGATGCCGAAGTTGCCGCCCGCTTGGCGGCTGACGGCATCGCCTTCAAGGGCTGCAAGGATCAGGCGATCTTCGATGGCGACGAAGTGCTGACCCAGGCCGGCAAGCCGTTCTCCGTATTCACGCCGTACAAAAATGCCTGGTTGAAGCGGTTGACCGCAGCAGACTGGGCCGAATATCGCTGCACCGGCCAATTCGCCCCCGGCCCGGCCAATGGCATACCGACACTGGCTGAACTCGGTTTTGCCGCGACTGACCTGCACGAAGTCGGCATCCGCCCCGGCATGTCCGGCGCCGAAGCACTGTGGGACGACTTCCGCGAACAGCGCATCTTGCGCTATGGCAGCCTGCGCGACTTTCCCGCCGTCAAGGGCGTCTCCTATCTGTCGGTTCATCTGCGCTTCGGCACGCTGTCGATCCGCCAGTTGGTCCGCGAAGCCGTCTCGCGCGAGGCGGATGTCTGGCTCAGCGAGCTGATCTGGCGCGACTTCTATTTCATGATTCTCGACCGTCACCCGCAGGTCGTCAGTCAGGCTTTCAAGCCGGAATATGACGCTATCCGCTGGGCCGACTGGCCGGCCGGCTTCGCCGCGTGGTGCGAAGGCCGCACCGGCTATCCGCTGGTCGATGCGGCGATGCGCCAGCTCAAGCACAGCGGCTGGATGCACAACCGGCTGCGCATGATCGTCGCCTCGTTTCTCACCAAGGATCTCGGCATCGACTGGCGCCTGGGCGAACGCTACTTTGCTGAACAGTTGATCGACTTTGACCTCTCGGCCAACAACGGCGGCTGGCAATGGGCCTCGTCGAGCGGCTGCGATGCCCAGCCTTATTTCCGGATTTTCAACCCGGTCACCCAGTCGGAAAAATTCGATCCGGAGGGCAAGTTCATCCGCCGTTACGTGCCGGAGCTAACCAAGGTCGCCAACAAATACATCCACGCACCGTGGCTGATCGGGCGTATCGAGCAGGAAGCGCTGGGTGTCGTCATCGGCCGGGATTACCCCGGTCCGATTGTCGACCATGCCAAGGCCCGCGACGAAACGCTGGCCCGCTATGCCGTGGTCAAACGCTGAAACGGCAAGGCAAGCTCAGGACGGTGCCGGGCTACCCTGCTTTTTTGCAGTAACCGGCAACCAATCCAAGTAGTTCGTCTTCGTCGTAGGGCTTGCCAAGATAGTGATTGGCCCCGATTTCGAGCGCGTAGTTGCGGTGCTTGTCGGCGGTACGCGAAGTGATCATGATCACCGGCAGATGCTTGTACTGCTCGTCGGCGCGAATGTTGCGCAGCAGGTCGAAACCATCCATGCGCGGCATTTCGATATCGGAAAGCACGACATCGGGCTGCACATCGAGCAATTTTTCCAGCGCATCGACCCCATCCTTGGCCAGAACCACCTGATAACCTTCGCGGAGCAGCAGGCGACTGGTGATCTTGCGGACTGTCAGCGAATCATCGACCACCATAACGGTCGGCAACGTAGCGCCGGACGCAACCGGCGCAGCCTCGGCCGGTGTCGTGGTCTGCGGGGTAGCCAGCGGCGTCCGGGCGGCCAGGGCGACCGGATTGAGGATCAGGACCACCTGGCCGTCGCCGAGCACCGTGGCACCTGAAATACCGACGACACGCGCCAGTTGCGCACCGATGTTCTTGACCACGACTTCCTGGTTGCCCTTGAGCTCATCGACCAGCACAGCGACCCGCTGCGTCCCCGAGCGCAGCAGCAGCACCCAGTATTGACGGTGCGCTTCGGGAACGGCCGCCGCATCGCCCAGCAAATGCGGCAGGAAATGGAAGGGGTAGCGATTGCCCTGCCATTCGGCCTCGCCGTTTTCACGCAAGGCGGTCAGTCCCTTTTCCTTGAGCTCAAGCACCTGTTCGATCATCGTCGAGGGCACGGCATAACGCTGCGCACCGGCCCGAACGAGCAAGGTCTGGGCCATTGCCAGGGTCAGCGGCAGATAAATCCGGAAGGTACTGCCGGCGCCCGGTTGTGACAGGGTTTCGATCCGGCCGCCCAACGCCGTCACTTCGGTCTTGACCACATCCATGCCGACGCCGCGCCCGGCCAGCTGGCTGAGTTCGGCGGCAGTCGAGAAACCGGGGTGGAAAATGAAATCGTGCAATTGGGCCGCGTCGACCGCAGCATCCGGTGCAAGCAGGCCCATGGCTTCGGCTCGGGCGCGAATCAGCTGATGATCGAGGCCCTTGCCGTCATCGGCCAGTGTCAGGATGATTTCATTGCCTTCCTGGGCCAGTTTCAGCGTGATTTCACCGATTTCGGACTTGCCGGCTGCCAGCCGTTGCTCGCGGCTTTCGATGCCGTGCGTCACGGCATTGCGCAGCATGTGCTCAAGCGGTGCCAGCATTTTGTCGAGCACCGAACGGTCGATATCGACCTGACCATCGGCGATGTCGAGGTTGGCCCGCTTGCCGACTTCCTTGGCAGTCTGCCGAACGATGCGGTAAAGGCGCTCGGACTGGCTGGCAAACGGAATCATCCGGACAGCCATCAGTTCCTGCTGCAAACTGCGGTTGAGGCGCGACTGGGCAATGATTGCAGCATTCGCATCGTCCAGGTTCTTGAGCAGATTCT
The sequence above is drawn from the Dechloromonas sp. TW-R-39-2 genome and encodes:
- a CDS encoding YggT family protein, translated to MQPVIFLLDAVVSFFCTLFLLRFMMQAMRVSFSGQLGNFVVALTNWAVKPLRRVIPGAGGFDWASLLAALAMQVLLSGLLIGLSPVALSADPASLALMVAWFSVRAVLRLGVYILIGALILQAVLSWINPYSPLSAPAHQLTRPLLDPIRRFVPLISGIDLSPLVAILLLQVALMFL
- a CDS encoding DUF167 domain-containing protein; its protein translation is MSDWFRLAADGRITLTLHIQPGAKKTEFAGLHGDALKIRLAAPPVDGKANEALVKFVAEVLGLPKSAVNLKSGQTSRRKVLEVTGSDSQAIARLLTL
- the proC gene encoding pyrroline-5-carboxylate reductase; translated protein: MKITFLGGGNMANALIGGMLKQGFVAADINVIDPGSEAREKLSATYAVNCYAAAELLPAVGDLLVLAVKPQQMKEAVAPLVDKLGQAVVVSIAAGLDLETLARFLGGHRRIVRCMPNTPALIGAGITGLCPLPEVSQAEREAADRVLRAVGSTVWIDDEGKMDGVTAVSGSGPAYVFLFIEALQQAAADLGFTPEQGRQLAIETVQGAAALAAQSTEPASVLRERVTSKGGTTAAALQVMADKGVKEGIIAGVMAAEARGQELGKLLGAA
- a CDS encoding YggS family pyridoxal phosphate-dependent enzyme, with translation MSAIATNLQAIRERIAQAAVAAGRAPDSVHLLAVSKTKPLADVLTAGAAGQHAFGENYVQEGSEKALATVDHGFEWHFIGPLQSNKTRQVAEHFAWVHSIERLKIAERLSAQRPAGLPPLQVCVQVNVSGEASKSGCAPDEAVALCLAIAALPKLNLRGLMAIPEPCDDPVAQREPFRRLKLIADAVRAAGVPLDTLSMGMSHDLEAAVAEGATIVRIGTAIFGERNYT
- a CDS encoding PilT/PilU family type 4a pilus ATPase; the encoded protein is MERDQAMKFMHDLLRLMSQKKGSDLFIAAGFAPAIKIDGKVTPVSNQVLTAQHTAELARSIMNDRQAAEFEATKECNFAISPSGIGRFRVNALVQQGRVGVVCRTINMTIPTLDELQMPPVLKDLAMSKRGLIIFVGGTGTGKTTSLAALVDYRNENSFGHIITIEDPIEYVHEHKNCIVTQREVGVDTDDWGPALKNTLRQAPDVILMGEIRDRNTMDYAIAFAETGHLALATLHANSANQAIDRIINFFPEERRQQLLMDLSLNMRAMVSQRLLPKKDGKGRVAAIEVMLNSPLIADLIFRGEVQEIKEIMKKSRELGMQTFDQALFDLYEAGKISYEDALRNADSLNDLRLQIKLYGKESKDRDLSSGLNHLDIV
- a CDS encoding DUF4197 domain-containing protein; the encoded protein is MRTLQKTVFALCLTLTAAFAQAGALDAISTGDASAGVKEALAKGADYAVASLGKDGGFLGNSKVKIPLPGYLDKAEKGLRMFGMGKQADQLIETMNHAAEQAVAEAKPILSDSIKKMSVQDAKGILTGGEDSVTQYFKRTSTEQLTAKFMPIVKASTQKLDLAGQYNAFAGKAASSGLIDQKDADLDGYVTQKAMDGLFAMIAEEEKKLRANPLGAGSSLLKKVFGAL
- a CDS encoding type IV pilus twitching motility protein PilT produces the protein MDITELLAFSVKNKASDLHLSAGLPPMIRVHGDVRRINLPPMEHKDVHGMVYDIMNDGQRKVYEETLECDFSFEIPNLARFRVNAFNQQRGAGAVFRTIPTKVMTLEELNCPKIFREISEYPRGIVLVTGPTGSGKSTTLAAMVNHVNENHYGHILTVEDPIEFVHDAKKCLINQREVGPHTLSFSNALRSALREDPDVILVGEMRDLETIRLALTAAETGHLVFGTLHTSSAAKTVDRIVDVFPAAEKEMVRSMLSESLRAVISQTLLKTKDGAGRVAAHEIMIGTPAIRNLIRENKVAQMYSAIQTGQNVGMQTLDQNLLDMVRRGIVSSNDARNKASNKDAFPA
- a CDS encoding ComEA family DNA-binding protein, whose product is MKTILTLILAMLASINFAFAAVDLNAATAAELEAVKGLGPAKAKAIVDYRTKNGPFKSVDDLKGVKGFGAKSVAKMQGELTVGGSGASAPKATPAAVAPVAKPPKPAAPGSK